A stretch of Candidatus Dormiibacterota bacterium DNA encodes these proteins:
- a CDS encoding peptidase S10 encodes MRFFSRLAIFGALAATLACSTPFPAQAAAKAAPQEPIPHDAVTQHRITLGGKNYNYTARAGTIVIRDANDKPEATMFYTADTLDGANLNTRPVTFFYNGGPGSSTIWLRMGSFGPVRVVTGNPSITPPAPYSLVSNRYSLLDKSDLVFIDMPASGFGRILPGADPKKIFGSDNDIKAFAQFIERYLMAFHRWNSPKFLFGESYGTPRSAMLVNYLQRHNIGINGVVLQSSILDYSLASSDVYGGADTDDWQYVFYLPTEAATAYYYHAVPNAPSTLTAYVREVHHFAMTDYRNALDQGFNLPPAQYDAIVAKLHRYLGVSEQFIRNSNLRIPAERYIAEFQREKGKTEGIYDSRFQLYTLDRAEEYPTLEPSDAAIDSPYFALGNQYLRDDLHFNTSLLYRVGAYSTIQADGGWDFKHNGSLPLETAGDLAQAMTFNPGLRVFSANGYFDSVTPWAATIYTLHHLGLAPALQAHITYGFYPSGHMIYLNTQALASFHDDLERWYAATLAAQR; translated from the coding sequence ATGCGCTTCTTCAGCCGTCTTGCAATCTTCGGCGCGCTCGCCGCGACCCTCGCATGCTCTACCCCGTTTCCGGCCCAAGCCGCCGCCAAGGCGGCTCCGCAAGAGCCGATTCCCCACGATGCCGTGACGCAGCATCGCATCACGCTCGGTGGAAAAAACTACAACTACACGGCTCGCGCGGGAACGATCGTCATCCGGGACGCCAACGACAAGCCCGAAGCGACGATGTTCTACACCGCCGACACGCTCGACGGCGCGAACCTCAATACGCGCCCGGTGACCTTCTTCTACAACGGCGGCCCCGGCAGTTCGACGATTTGGCTACGCATGGGCTCCTTCGGCCCCGTCCGCGTCGTCACCGGAAACCCATCGATCACGCCGCCCGCGCCGTATTCGCTAGTCTCCAATCGCTACTCGTTGCTGGACAAGAGCGACCTCGTCTTCATCGACATGCCGGCAAGCGGCTTCGGACGCATCCTGCCGGGCGCCGACCCAAAGAAGATCTTCGGCAGCGACAACGACATCAAGGCCTTCGCCCAGTTCATCGAGCGCTACCTGATGGCGTTCCACCGCTGGAACTCGCCCAAGTTTCTGTTCGGTGAATCCTACGGCACGCCGCGCTCGGCAATGCTCGTAAACTATCTGCAGCGACACAACATCGGCATCAACGGCGTCGTGCTGCAGTCTTCGATTCTCGACTACTCGCTCGCCTCGAGCGATGTCTACGGCGGCGCCGATACGGACGACTGGCAGTACGTGTTCTATCTCCCGACCGAAGCCGCGACCGCGTACTACTATCACGCCGTACCAAACGCACCGTCGACGCTCACCGCATACGTGCGCGAAGTCCATCACTTCGCGATGACGGACTATCGCAACGCCCTGGACCAAGGCTTCAACTTACCGCCCGCGCAATACGACGCGATCGTCGCCAAGCTCCATCGCTATCTCGGCGTCTCCGAACAATTCATCCGCAACTCCAACCTGCGCATCCCCGCCGAGCGCTACATCGCGGAATTCCAGCGCGAAAAGGGCAAGACCGAGGGCATCTACGATTCGCGCTTCCAGCTCTACACGCTCGATCGCGCCGAAGAGTATCCCACGCTCGAGCCGAGCGACGCGGCGATCGACTCACCGTACTTCGCGCTCGGCAATCAATACCTGCGCGACGACCTGCACTTCAACACGTCGCTGCTCTACCGCGTCGGCGCGTACAGCACGATTCAAGCCGACGGCGGATGGGACTTCAAACACAACGGCAGCCTCCCGCTCGAGACGGCCGGAGATCTCGCGCAAGCGATGACGTTCAACCCCGGCTTGCGCGTCTTCTCTGCGAACGGTTACTTCGATTCGGTCACGCCGTGGGCCGCGACGATCTATACGCTCCATCACCTGGGGCTAGCCCCGGCACTTCAAGCGCACATCACGTACGGCTTCTATCCGTCCGGGCACATGATCTATCTCAACACGCAGGCGCTCGCATCGTTCCACGACGACCTCGAACGCTGGTACGCGGCGACGCTGGCGGCACAGCGCTAA
- a CDS encoding peptidase S10 — protein MKALIASLSLSALFACALPAYAATPAPKASPAAVAPVPPSVPDAVTQHTIVLGGKTYPYTARAGTITLHDRAGEPTARMFYVAYTLDGAKAADRPVTFLYNGGPGSSSMWLHMGSFGPVRIDAGASGTITRPAPYRLVADKDSLLDTTDLVFIDMPDSGFGRIIGAGKPKDFFGVDQDVRAFGQFVQNYLTEFSRWNSPKFLYGESYGTTRSAALVDYLQNAGVSVNGVVLQSTILNFGIDGTDTGSNDWPYILYLPTETAAAWYHHALPGSPGTLDAVVSQVKDFAMNEYADCLAKGSECPRGEYDDVVRKLHQYTGLSEQYIRNNDIRVSYSRFETVLFRNQGTILGRLDGRFETHTTDRLADQPPWDPTDAAIDSPYTTAINSYLREDLHYTSPLHYRTSIYDIIYANGQQWDFKHRGNPTTNVAPDLAEAMTYNPHLQIFSANGYYDFATPFFETEYALDHLTIEPSLKKNITYGFYQSGHMIYLQPTALQQLHDDLERWYSATLGGRN, from the coding sequence TTGAAGGCGTTGATTGCAAGTCTATCTCTGAGTGCGCTTTTCGCATGCGCGCTCCCGGCATATGCCGCGACCCCGGCGCCGAAGGCGAGCCCGGCCGCGGTTGCGCCGGTGCCGCCTAGCGTCCCGGATGCCGTAACCCAGCACACCATCGTCCTGGGCGGCAAGACGTATCCGTACACGGCGCGAGCCGGAACGATCACCCTGCACGATCGTGCGGGCGAACCGACCGCGCGGATGTTCTACGTCGCCTATACGCTCGACGGTGCGAAAGCCGCGGACCGGCCCGTAACCTTCTTATATAACGGCGGCCCGGGGAGCTCGTCGATGTGGTTGCACATGGGTTCGTTCGGGCCGGTGCGCATCGATGCCGGGGCGAGCGGAACGATCACGCGGCCGGCACCCTATCGTCTGGTCGCCGACAAGGACAGCCTGCTCGACACGACCGACTTGGTGTTCATCGACATGCCCGATTCGGGTTTTGGGCGCATCATCGGCGCGGGAAAGCCCAAGGACTTTTTCGGCGTCGATCAGGACGTGCGAGCATTCGGCCAATTCGTGCAAAATTATCTGACCGAATTCTCGCGCTGGAACTCACCGAAATTTCTCTACGGCGAAAGCTACGGCACCACGCGCTCCGCAGCGCTGGTTGACTACCTGCAGAACGCCGGGGTGAGCGTCAACGGCGTCGTCCTGCAATCGACGATTCTCAACTTCGGCATCGACGGCACGGATACCGGAAGCAACGACTGGCCGTACATCCTGTATCTTCCTACCGAAACCGCGGCTGCGTGGTACCACCACGCGTTGCCCGGCTCACCCGGAACCCTCGACGCCGTCGTCTCGCAAGTCAAAGACTTTGCGATGAACGAATACGCCGATTGTCTGGCCAAGGGCTCCGAGTGTCCGCGCGGAGAGTACGACGACGTCGTGCGCAAACTCCATCAGTACACCGGACTCTCCGAACAATACATTCGGAACAACGACATTCGCGTATCGTACTCCCGGTTCGAAACCGTCCTCTTCCGCAACCAGGGCACGATCCTGGGGCGCCTCGATGGACGCTTTGAAACCCACACGACCGACCGGCTTGCGGACCAGCCCCCGTGGGATCCGACCGATGCGGCGATCGACTCGCCCTACACCACGGCGATCAACTCGTATCTGCGCGAAGATCTCCACTATACGAGCCCGCTGCATTACCGCACGTCGATCTACGACATCATTTATGCCAACGGTCAGCAATGGGATTTCAAACATCGCGGCAACCCAACGACCAACGTCGCGCCGGACCTGGCCGAAGCGATGACCTACAACCCGCACTTGCAGATATTCTCCGCCAACGGATACTACGATTTCGCGACGCCGTTCTTCGAGACGGAGTATGCGCTCGACCATCTCACGATCGAGCCGTCGCTCAAAAAGAACATCACCTACGGCTTCTATCAATCGGGACACATGATCTACTTGCAGCCCACCGCCCTGCAGCAACTCCACGACGATCTCGAACGCTGGTATAGCGCGACGCTGGGAGGGCGCAACTGA
- a CDS encoding sulfite oxidase → MDSQRWSRTGFLAALGAGAGALALPTDAAVMSMINQRPYDWGTPLDELGRSLYTPNNIFFIRSHMGPPATTPADTWRLTVDGLVDHPLHLSVADLRAFPKHEVPSVLQCAGNGRSYYGDAYPDASHPAGAQWRTGGVGNARWGGARVRDVLAKAGVKSTAHFSTNFGRDNPVLPTTPKFVRGIELAKLMDEDTLLVYEMNGAPLPYYHGFPVRLLVPGWAADHSVKWITNMTLTEKITDAFWTGIGYRYPDKIGKPGVGVKPNVEHPVTVLNVKSILTAPATHSSVKVGAPVVINGFAWSGDGAYATAVDISTDGGATWLPATLGESPGKFAWRTFTLTWTPKTAGSARIMARAKDNRGAVQPMKSPWNPGGYVWNGIHSVDVEVSNA, encoded by the coding sequence ATGGACTCTCAACGATGGTCGCGCACGGGATTTCTTGCGGCCCTGGGCGCCGGAGCCGGCGCCCTGGCCCTTCCGACCGATGCGGCCGTGATGAGCATGATCAACCAACGCCCGTACGATTGGGGAACGCCCCTCGACGAACTTGGCCGATCGCTCTATACGCCGAACAACATCTTCTTCATCCGCTCCCACATGGGGCCGCCCGCAACAACCCCGGCCGATACCTGGCGGCTTACCGTCGACGGCTTGGTAGATCATCCGCTCCACCTCTCCGTTGCGGATTTGCGCGCATTCCCCAAACACGAAGTGCCTTCGGTACTGCAGTGCGCGGGCAACGGGCGTTCTTACTACGGCGATGCGTATCCCGACGCATCGCATCCGGCCGGCGCTCAGTGGCGCACGGGCGGGGTGGGCAACGCGCGCTGGGGCGGCGCGCGCGTCCGCGACGTGCTGGCGAAAGCCGGCGTCAAATCGACCGCGCATTTCTCGACCAACTTCGGCCGCGATAATCCCGTATTGCCGACCACGCCGAAGTTCGTTCGCGGAATCGAGCTCGCTAAGCTTATGGACGAAGATACGCTTCTAGTCTACGAAATGAACGGAGCGCCGCTCCCCTACTACCACGGGTTTCCGGTGCGTCTGCTCGTCCCGGGTTGGGCGGCCGACCATTCGGTGAAGTGGATTACGAACATGACGCTCACCGAGAAGATCACCGACGCATTCTGGACGGGTATCGGCTACCGCTACCCCGATAAAATCGGCAAACCGGGCGTCGGCGTGAAACCGAACGTCGAACATCCGGTTACCGTTCTCAACGTCAAGTCGATCCTCACGGCTCCGGCCACGCACTCAAGCGTCAAGGTCGGCGCGCCCGTTGTCATCAACGGCTTCGCCTGGTCGGGGGATGGCGCCTACGCTACGGCAGTCGACATCTCTACCGATGGCGGCGCGACATGGTTGCCTGCAACGCTGGGTGAAAGCCCCGGAAAATTCGCTTGGCGAACGTTCACCCTCACCTGGACGCCGAAAACGGCGGGTAGCGCTCGCATTATGGCGCGCGCGAAAGACAATCGCGGAGCGGTCCAACCGATGAAGTCGCCCTGGAATCCCGGCGGCTACGTGTGGAACGGCATTCACTCCGTGGATGTAGAGGTGAGCAATGCGTAA
- a CDS encoding substrate-binding domain-containing protein has protein sequence MKYRFPIGRFLGTLVSCAIVASGLALAAPHPYTPPTYTGQLFPPWSHGNNDPATYKGLPFTVPEVDDMADFHGNLNDPKLVIYVGGNYYFAMAPLVAAFERIHPEYKGRIFSVTIPPGLLVQAMIDRDTFTSGNMTFTVHPDVFAAGKKKVLAQVDAGRLVGPVVAYATNDLTIMVPKGNPGHIHSLTDLGKPGVRLVMPNPKFEGVARQIEAALRKAGGPALVRAVYTTKVANGETILTHIHHRQTPLFLMQGLAVAGVTWKSEAIFQEQSGHPISHVDIPPAQNAVAIYGGGLVKNAPHPIAGKAWLAFLASPTALQIFERYGFKALTK, from the coding sequence ATGAAATATCGCTTTCCCATCGGTCGGTTCTTGGGGACGCTCGTATCGTGCGCCATCGTTGCGTCCGGTCTCGCCCTGGCCGCCCCCCACCCCTACACCCCGCCCACCTACACGGGGCAACTCTTCCCGCCGTGGAGCCACGGCAACAACGACCCCGCCACGTACAAGGGCCTGCCGTTCACCGTTCCCGAGGTCGACGACATGGCGGACTTCCACGGAAATCTGAACGATCCCAAACTCGTCATTTACGTCGGCGGCAACTACTATTTCGCAATGGCGCCGCTGGTCGCTGCGTTCGAACGCATCCATCCCGAATACAAGGGACGCATCTTTTCCGTCACCATACCGCCCGGATTGCTGGTCCAAGCGATGATCGATCGTGACACCTTTACCTCCGGCAATATGACCTTTACCGTTCACCCCGACGTCTTTGCCGCAGGTAAGAAAAAGGTGCTCGCGCAGGTCGATGCCGGACGTTTGGTCGGGCCCGTCGTGGCCTATGCAACCAACGATTTGACGATCATGGTGCCCAAGGGCAACCCCGGGCATATCCATAGTCTGACGGATCTCGGTAAACCCGGCGTGCGGCTCGTGATGCCGAACCCAAAATTCGAAGGCGTTGCCCGCCAGATCGAAGCGGCGTTGCGTAAAGCCGGCGGCCCCGCGCTAGTCCGCGCCGTCTATACTACGAAGGTCGCGAACGGCGAGACGATCCTCACCCACATCCACCATCGCCAGACGCCGCTCTTCCTCATGCAGGGGCTTGCGGTTGCGGGAGTTACGTGGAAATCGGAGGCGATCTTTCAGGAGCAGTCCGGTCACCCCATATCCCACGTCGATATTCCCCCGGCGCAAAACGCGGTGGCGATCTACGGCGGGGGGCTCGTGAAAAACGCACCTCATCCCATCGCAGGCAAAGCGTGGCTAGCCTTCCTCGCTTCGCCGACCGCCCTGCAGATCTTCGAGCGCTACGGCTTCAAGGCCCTAACAAAATAA
- a CDS encoding TlpA disulfide reductase family protein, with translation MRIVRPLVALALALGALGASSAPAPQPLPAGLMNQRFESVRGPATNLRHYVGRPIVLNIWATWCPPCQEELPLLESAQLAHRNITIVGVDQGEARAHVAAFLARVEVTYPILLDRSEVYGAAAGFAFPTTVFLDASGRIKGVHRGALDAASLRSGIAAITAR, from the coding sequence ATGCGTATCGTACGGCCCCTCGTAGCCCTCGCCCTCGCCCTCGGTGCGCTCGGCGCTTCGTCCGCCCCAGCCCCGCAGCCCCTTCCCGCCGGATTGATGAATCAACGCTTTGAATCGGTACGGGGCCCCGCGACCAATCTTCGACACTACGTCGGGCGGCCGATCGTGTTGAATATCTGGGCGACGTGGTGCCCGCCGTGCCAGGAAGAGCTGCCGCTTCTCGAAAGCGCGCAACTCGCGCACCGCAACATCACGATCGTCGGCGTCGATCAGGGCGAGGCGCGAGCACACGTCGCAGCGTTTTTGGCACGCGTCGAAGTGACCTATCCTATTCTCCTCGACCGAAGCGAAGTCTACGGCGCCGCTGCGGGATTTGCGTTTCCGACGACGGTGTTTCTGGATGCTTCGGGACGCATCAAGGGCGTGCACCGAGGCGCGCTCGATGCCGCCAGCCTGCGCAGCGGCATCGCGGCGATCACCGCACGATAG